A single window of Athene noctua chromosome 1, bAthNoc1.hap1.1, whole genome shotgun sequence DNA harbors:
- the PRR18 gene encoding proline-rich protein 18, whose protein sequence is MGLQPRRAAGPCPPAGRCAALPGARTAAAWARGEEPESAPGRTASLPPVLPAPAAASPAAARAQPKKPPAAAPKKAAPRPAEEKAARKARGAPPERAGPLSSSWPCSSLQRQPPRRPPAERGARPQPQPAPPQPRGRPGAPGAGSRSCESLGGAAGETALRFSLSLPPEAIRVLQRRSLERQRGQPAPSPGGRAAPARRGGRAGGGDLRALLKISLLNDRHRYDDEEYEEEEAAAAGAAVDEGLVRKCTEWLRGVESAAGRDRPDRLETLPHLGTL, encoded by the coding sequence ATGGGGCTGCAGCCCCGGCGCGCAGCGGGGCCCTGTCCGCCGGCGGGGAGATGCGCCGCCCTGCCTGGAGCGCGCACCGCGGCCGCCTGGGCCCGCGGCGAGGAGCCGGAGAGCGCTCCCGGCCGCACCGCCTCCCTGCCGCCCGTCctgccggcccccgccgccgcgtcccccgccgccgcccgggcgcAGCCCAAGAagccgccggcggcggcccccAAGAAGGCAGCGCCGCGACCCGCGGAGGAGAAGGCGGCGAGGAAGGCGCGGGGGGCGCCCCCGGAGCGGGCGGGGCCCCTCTCCagctcctggccctgctcctccctgcagcGGCAGCCGCCGCGGAGGCCGCCGGCCGAGCGCGGGGCGCGGCCGcagccccagcccgccccgccgcagccgcggggccgcccgggggCGCCGGGGGCGGGCAGCCGCTCCTGCGAGAGcctcggcggggcggcgggggagacGGCGCTGCGCTTCTCGCTGAGCCTGCCCCCGGAGGCCATCCGGGTGCTGCAGCGGCGCAGCCTGGAGCGGCAGCGGGGGcagcccgccccctcccccggcggcagagcggccccggcgcggcgcggcggccgggcgggcggcggcgacTTGCGCGCCCTGCTGAAGATTTCGCTGCTCAACGACAGGCACCGCTACGACGACGAGGAgtacgaggaggaggaggcggcggcggcgggggccgcggtgGACGAGGGGCTGGTGCGGAAATGCACCG